Proteins encoded together in one uncultured Flavobacterium sp. window:
- the rimP gene encoding ribosome assembly cofactor RimP, whose protein sequence is MTFKEKVNGLITEALLEKPSIFLIDLAISDSFKISVGLDGDSGVALQDCIDISRAIENNLDREEQDFSLEVASVGVGSALKMTRQYKKNIGRTLIVTTNTEKIEAELVEANDVFIILSWKAREPKKVGKGKETVQKEQQIPYTEIKEAIVTVTF, encoded by the coding sequence ATGACATTTAAAGAAAAAGTAAACGGATTAATTACAGAAGCTCTTCTGGAAAAACCATCAATCTTTTTGATTGATCTGGCTATCTCGGACTCTTTTAAAATTAGTGTGGGCTTAGACGGAGATAGTGGAGTGGCGCTGCAGGATTGTATTGATATTAGTCGTGCAATCGAGAATAATCTGGATCGTGAAGAACAGGATTTTTCGCTTGAAGTAGCATCGGTTGGAGTAGGATCGGCATTGAAAATGACAAGGCAATACAAGAAAAATATTGGTAGAACGTTGATTGTTACTACAAATACTGAAAAAATTGAGGCAGAATTAGTGGAAGCTAACGATGTTTTTATAATTTTGTCTTGGAAAGCAAGAGAACCGAAAAAAGTAGGAAAAGGAAAAGAAACAGTTCAAAAAGAGCAACAAATACCTTATACAGAAATTAAAGAGGCAATTGTTACAGTAACATTTTAA
- the nusA gene encoding transcription termination factor NusA: MENLALIDSFSEFKDNKLIDRVTLMAILEDVFRNALKKKYGSDDNFDIIINPDKGDMEIWRRRVIVADEDLDFENEEITLTEARMIEADFEIGEEVSEEVKLIDLGRRAILALRQNLISKIHEHDNTNLYKQFKDIIGDIYTAEVHHVRPRVVILVDDEGNEIVLPKEKQIPSDFFRKGDNVRGIIESVELKGNKPQIIMSRTSEKFLEKLFEQEIPEVFDGLITVKNVVRIPGEKAKVAVDSYDDRIDPVGACVGMKGSRIHGIVRELGNENIDVINYTNNIQLFITRALSPAKVSSIKIDEENKRAEVFLKLEEVSKAIGRGGHNIKLAGQLTGYELDVIREGDVASGEDDDVELTEFSDEIEGWVIEEFAKIGLDTARSILKQEVEDLVRRTDLEEETILDVMKILKEEFDS, translated from the coding sequence ATGGAAAATTTAGCATTAATCGATTCATTCTCAGAGTTTAAAGATAATAAACTTATTGATCGTGTAACGCTTATGGCAATTTTAGAGGACGTGTTTAGAAATGCATTGAAGAAAAAATACGGTTCTGATGATAACTTTGACATCATCATAAATCCTGATAAAGGAGATATGGAGATCTGGAGAAGAAGAGTAATCGTTGCTGACGAAGATCTGGATTTTGAAAACGAAGAAATTACCTTGACTGAAGCAAGAATGATTGAAGCGGATTTTGAAATTGGTGAAGAAGTTTCTGAAGAAGTAAAATTAATTGATTTGGGACGAAGAGCTATTTTAGCTTTACGTCAAAACTTAATATCTAAAATTCACGAACACGATAATACAAATCTTTATAAACAATTTAAAGATATTATTGGTGATATTTATACTGCCGAAGTGCACCATGTTCGTCCTAGAGTTGTTATCTTAGTAGATGACGAAGGAAACGAAATTGTACTTCCGAAAGAAAAACAAATTCCGTCTGACTTTTTCCGTAAAGGAGATAATGTACGTGGAATCATTGAAAGCGTTGAATTAAAAGGAAACAAACCTCAAATTATTATGTCTAGGACTTCTGAGAAGTTTTTGGAGAAATTGTTTGAACAAGAAATTCCTGAAGTTTTCGACGGATTAATTACAGTAAAAAATGTAGTTCGTATTCCTGGTGAAAAAGCAAAAGTAGCGGTAGATTCTTATGATGATAGAATTGATCCTGTTGGAGCTTGTGTTGGTATGAAAGGATCTCGTATTCACGGAATTGTTCGTGAGTTAGGAAACGAAAATATCGACGTAATCAATTATACAAACAATATTCAATTGTTTATTACAAGAGCATTAAGCCCGGCAAAAGTTTCTTCAATCAAAATTGATGAAGAAAATAAAAGAGCTGAAGTATTCTTGAAGTTAGAAGAAGTGTCTAAAGCAATTGGTAGAGGAGGTCACAATATTAAATTGGCAGGTCAGCTAACAGGTTATGAGCTGGATGTTATCAGAGAAGGTGATGTTGCTAGTGGTGAAGATGATGACGTTGAATTAACAGAGTTTTCAGATGAAATCGAAGGCTGGGTTATCGAAGAATTTGCAAAAATTGGTTTAGATACGGCTAGAAGTATCTTGAAACAAGAAGTAGAAGATTTAGTAAGAAGAACAGATTTAGAAGAGGAAACAATTCTTGATGTTATGAAAATACTAAAAGAAGAGTTTGATAGCTAG